The genomic stretch CTGAGAGACGTTGAGTGAGGAGTCGGCGCCGAGGACCCTGGCGTGCATGTCGAAGCCGGTGGAGAAGCAGGAGTGGTTCCGGGTCGCCGAAGCCTTCGAGGCGAGCGGGCTGACGCAGAAGGCGTTCTCGCGGCAAAGAGGGCTGCGGCTCAGCACGTTGCAGTCGTGGGTGTGCCGGCGTCGACGTCAGTAGTCCGAGAAGCCGGAGCAGGTGCGCCTGCTGCCGGTGGAGGTAGCTGTCGCGCCGCAGCTGAGTACGAAGCTGCTCGAGGTGGTGCTGGCCAGCGGAGCGCGCCTGCGGTTCTCGTAACCGTCCGGCCAGTGACGTGGCGTGAGCGGTTGCAGACGGACGAGGACCGTGGTCGGCGTACGCCGTGAGGATTCAGAGACTGGGCTGGAGGCGTGAGTCGGGCGGGTCGGCGGCGCGTCGCCGCTTCCACTCGTGGAAGGTGATCTGCCCCCGTTCTTCGGACCACGCGTTACGAGAGTCCTGCGGCGCTGCTGATGCCGTGCTCGGAGGCGGCGCTGAGGAAGGCGGCCCTGGGCCGGAAGAATTTCCTCTTCGTCGGCCACGAGGCCGCGGGCGAAAACCTCGCGGGCCGCTACGCCCTGGTTGCCACCTGCGAGGCCAACCAAGTCAATCCCGAGGCGTACCTCGCGGACGTCCTGCTGCGTGTGCAGTCGCACCCCAACTCGCGCATCAGTGTGAGCTGCAGCCTCGTAACCGACCGACGTAACCGTCCGGCCAGTGATGTGGCGCGAGAGGTTGCAGGCGGACGAGTAGCGTGTTCGGCGGGCGCCGCGACGAGCGAGCTGTTCAGATGCAGAGCTGGAGAGGTGAGTTGGGCGGGTCGGCGATACGCCGTCGCTTCCACTCGTGGGGCAGCAGTTCGTCGATGCGGGAGTTGGGGTGCGTCTGAACGCGCAGCAGGACGTCCGCGAGGTATGCCTCGGGATTGACTTGGTTGGCCTCACAGGTGGCCACCAGCGCGTAGAGACCGGCCAGGTTCTCCCCCGCGGCCTCGTGGCCGACGAAGAGAAAATTCTTCCTCCCCAGGGCGGCCTTTCTCAGCGCCGCCTCCGCGCGGTTGTTGTCCAGGGGTAGGCGCTCATTCTCGACGAAGCGCGTGAGGGCCGCCCACTGCTTGAGGGCGTAGGAAATAGCCTGGCCCAGCGGACTCTTGGGTGGGTGCCGCGGCGTCTGTTCTTCAAGCCAGACGTGCAGTCGCGCGAGGACGGGGGCGCTGTGCAATTGGCGCAGAGCGCGGTGGGCGGCGGTGCGCACCACGTCCGCGCCTCTCGCCTGGGCCTCCACTCGGTAGAGTTCGAGGATGAGGTCCATGGCATGGCGCGCTTCGGGCGCGGTGGCCAGCGCGTCGAAGAATCGGCGGCGGCAATGCGCCCAGCAGCCGACGCGCACCCGGCCCTGGGGCAGCGTCACCGCGTTGTAGCCGGTGTATGCGTCCACCACGAGCGCACTCGAGGTACCTCCCAGGACTTCCTTGGGCGTCCTGCTCGCCCGGCCCATGCTGAAGCGGTAACCAATGAGCCACTCACCGGCTTCGTTCTGGGTGAGGAAAGTCCAGAGGTAACCCAGCCGCGTCTTCTTCACGTCCAGCACGCGCAGAGGCGTCTCGTCCGCCCACACCACGTCCGCGGCTGCAATGCATTGCAGCAGGTGCTGCGACAGCGGCAGCAGCACCGAGGCGGCTTGGTGGAAGAGGTCCGTCAGCGTGCTGCGACTCATGGGGACGCCACTGCGCTCAACACGTTGGGCCAGCCGGTGCAGCGGCATGGCGTCGGCACACTTCGACGTCACCACATGCGCGATGAAGCCCGGGCCGTACTCGCCCCTGTCCACTACTCTGGCCGGAGGCGGGGCGGTGACGACGCCCCGGCCGCACGCGCACGCCAGCACTTCCTGCACGTGCACTTGCTTCTCGAAGCGCGCCGGCACGTACTCGTACAGCACCGAAGCGCGGCCCTTGCCCAGTGGCTTCATGTCCTCGCCGCCACACGCAGGGCAGTGGCGCGCCTCGGTTGGCACCGCGTGGCGAATCTCCCGTGCGGGTGCCTCCTCCGCCTTCCGGGAGGCTCTCTCCCGGCGCTTCTGCTTCGCGGCCTCGGCCCGGGCCGCCGTCGAGTCCGCGTCCCCTCGCAGCTCGGCAGCCACTGTCGGCAACTTCTCCGCCCTGCGGCCGAAGACGTGACGCTGCAGGGCCGCCAACTGCCCCTTGAGTGCGTCCACCTCCCCGCCGATACGGCTCACCTCGGCCTTGAGTTCCTCCGCCTCCTCGCGCCAGGGGCAGAAGTGGTCTTGAGGGAGCTCTCGAGGCACCCAGCTTCAACATGCCTCCGCCACGCTGCGTCCCGGGCCCGGCGCGTCAGGTGCCCGTGCGCCCGGGAGGCGTCCAGGCAGGCTGGCGCCTCACCTGCGCCACGTCAATGCCGTCCAGCAGCATCGCCAACTGCGTGGCGTCCAGGTGCACCACCTGCGCGCCCGCGTCCACCGGTGGTAGGCGGAAGCGGCCCGTCTCCAGCCGCTTGTACAGCAGCACGAAGCCGCCTCGACTCCACGTCAGCACCTTGACTCTGTCGCCCATGCGCGAGACGAAGGCGAAGAGGTGCCCCGAGTAGACGTCCTCGCCCCATGCGCTGCGCACCAGTGCCATCAGGCCGTCAATCGACTTACGCATGTCCACCGGCTCTGTCGCCAGCACCACGCGCACCGAGGCTGGAAGGGCAAACACTGCCTCACCGCCCCAGCGCGGCGACGAGCCGGGCCACGTAGTCGACGTCGGTGCCCTCCTCGAAGCGCACCCGCGCTCCGCTCGCCGTTACCACCTCCAGCATCGACTCCGTCGCCGTGGGCCTCGTCGCGACCTCCACCGGCAGCAGGCGCACTACCTCTGCCTGACTGCCGTGCTGGCGTCGGCGCCGGTACACCCACGACTGCAACGTGCTGAGCCGCACGCCTCGCTGCGAGGAGAACGCTTTTTGCGTCAGTCCGCTCGCCTCGAAGGCTTCGGCGACCCGGAACCACTCCTGCTTCTCCACCGGCTTTGACATTCCCACCAGGGTCCTCGGCGCCGACTCCTCACTCAACGCCTCTCAGCACGTCCTTGGCCGGACGGATACGTATCCATCGCACCCGGTGCGGAAAGGACAACGTCCACTGACGGAAGGGCACGTGCGGCAGCACCCGCTCCACCAGGTGCACCGCCGTCACCTGCGCCCGCTTCGCGTTGCAGGAGGGGCACACCCCTCGCCCCTTGCACGAGAAGGCGACGAGCAGTTCGTCCTTACAACTCTCGCAGCGCACCCGCGCGAATCCGTGCACCAGCACGCCGCACTCCAGGTACCTGGCGAAGTCCCGCTCCACGTACCGGGGTAGGCCGCGCCCCACGTCGCTCGCCTCCGCCAGCAGCGGTGGCAAGGTTCTCCCTCACCGCCTCGTACAGCACCGTCCCCTCCGGCTGCCTCCGCCGGTACGCCCACCCCCGCTCCTCCACCTGCCCCTCCCCAAATCCACCTCGCCAGGGCACACGCTACCGTCAGCCTCCCACGGGCTTCTCGTGAGCCCTGCGAGACTGGGAAACTCGGGCCGCTCGCGCCCGTGAGCGGGTTGACCCTGTGTGGCCGCATGTGCCCCCAGTGTGCCCCTCAAGCGGGGATGAGAACGGGACAAGACGGGGGAAGACGGGATAGGGCGGACCAAACGAACCGACGTCAGATCAAGGCGATAGTGGGTAACAGCGCGCCCTGCTTGGGGTTTCCTATCGCCTTGGCCGTGGGTTCGATTCCCGCCGCCTCCACTTTTTAGTACGTCTTTACGGATGGTTAGCGGCTTCCTCCATCCGTGTTGCACGTATGTCGCACGCGGGCGCAAGCGGCAGGGGCCGGTCGAGAACACCGACCGCCTCTCGCCGCGTGTCGGGGCTCAGGTGGGCGTAGCGCTCGGTCATCTCGATGGTGACGTGTCCCATCAACTCCTGAATGACCTTGAGCGGAACGCCCCGCATGGCGAGGTGGCTAGCATTCCCTTCGAACTTCCGGCCCATTCCTCCCGTGCGCCTCCCATGCGAAATGCCACCCCTTTGAGGAGGCCGTGTGCCCATGAGAGTCGTCGTCGACCTCACCCGCTGCCAGGGGTATGCGCAGTGCGCCTTCCTTGCGCCGAGCGTGTTCAGGATGCAGAGCGGGGATGCGCTGCTGTACGACTCCAACCCCGACGACGCCCTTCGTGAGCAGATCAAGCGAGCCGCTGCGGCGTGCCCCGTCCAGGCCATCCACATTGGCGGGATGGGCACCCTGGCGGCGATGCGGAAAGAGCCTGCACAGCGACGGAAGCCCAGGGGGCCCGTGCGTCTCACCGACGCGGAAGCGGCGTTCAAGCGCGGTGGCCGCATCGTTATCGTCGGCGCATCCCTGGCCGGGTTGACTGCCGCCCTCATGCTCCGCACCCAAGGCTTTGCTGGGTCGTTGACCCTCATCGGGGATGAGGCCTACGACCCGTACGACCGGCCGCCGCTCTCCAAGCAGGTCCTGACAGGTTGGGTGAAGGCAGACCACACCCTATTGCCTTACAGCGACGAGCTCGATGCGGACTGGCACCTGGGAGTCCGTGCCATGGGACTGGACCTGGCCGGCAGGCAGGTCCTCCTTGCTGACGGGAACAGGGTCCAGTTCGACCGGTTGCTGATTGCGACGGGGGCGCGTGCCCGGCCGTGGCCCAACGACGCGGAGGCGTCGCTGGAGGGCGTAGAGGTGGTGCGCACCCGCGACGATGCGGCCCAGTTGCAGCGCCGTCTGGCCGCCAGACCCGGCCGGGTTCTGGTCATCGGCGGCGGGTTCACCGGCTCGGAGGTCGCCTCCGCGTGCCGCGAGCTGGGTCTGCCGGTGACCGTCACGGAGCGGGGGGCCACTCCACTGGTGGGGGCGCTCGGCGGAGTTGTCGGGGCGGTCGCAGCCGCCTTGCAACGCGACCATGGCGTCGACCTGCGCTGCGGCGTCACCGTCACGCGGCTGGAGGGGGATGCAAACGGGAGGCTGCGGCGGGCCCACTTCTCCGACGGCTCGACACTGAACGTCGACGTGGCCGTGGTCGCGCTAGGGGCGATCCGCAACGTGGAGTGGCTGCGCGACTCGGGGCTGGCGGTGACTCGATGGGGGGTGGCCTGTGATGCGGCCTGCCACGCGTTCGACATCAACGGCCTGGTGACCGGGAACATCTTCGTCGCCGGGGACGTGGCCCGCGTCCCTCACCCGATCTACGACTACCAGTTCCTGTCCCTCGAGCACTGGGGCAACGCGGTCACCCAGGCCAAAATTGCGGCCCACAACATGCTCAGCCCGGAAGCGGACCGCTGGCCACACCTGGCCATCCCCACCTTCTGGTCCACGCAATTCGGCGTCAACATCAAATCGGTGGGTGTGCCGACCTTCTCGGACGCGCTCGTCATCACCCAGGGCTCACTCGCCGAGCGCCGATTCGTCGCCGTCTACGGCTACAAGGGGCGTGTCACCGCCGCGGTCGCTTTCGACCAGCCCAAATGGCTGGAGTTCTACCAGGGCTTGATCGATGCGGCCGCGCCGTTCCCGCCCGCCTTCCGCACCGTCCATCAGCCCGCCGAGATGCGGCCCGTCCCTCCCGAATTTCCGAAACGGGCCGTGTCCGACCAGGAGGCCACCGTCATGGTCACCGGCCGTGAACCCTACGAGCGGCGGGTCCGGTGGGTGTACCGGCACCTTTGAGCCGAGTGTCGGCAGCCGCGTCACCCCACCCCTCCAACGGACTCAAGGAGACCGCTTCATGGCACAGGCCAGCATCTTCGAGCAGATCCTCGACCCGGCCAACCGGGCCAACCCCTACCCGCTCTACGCCGAGTTGCGGAAGACTCCCGTGGCGCGCGAGGCCGACGGCACGTACATCGTCAGCACCTACGATGAGATTGTCGCGTTGCTCCACGACCCACGGGTCAGCTCCGACATACGCAACCTCGTCCGGCAGGCCGGTGCCACGCCCTCCCCCCAGGAGGGCCCTCCAGGGCTGCCAGAGCCCTTCATCCGGCGCGACCCTCCCGACCACGACCGGCTCCGGAAGCTGGCGATGAGGCCCTTCGGGCCGCCGCACACCCCCGGACGCATTGATGCCCTTCGTCCCTGGCTGGTCGAGACCACCACGGGCCTGCTTGACGCGCTCGCGGGCAAGAACCAGGTCGACATCGTCGGCGACGTGGCCTACCCATTCCCTGTGACTGTCATCTGCAAGCTGCTGGGAGTCCCTCGCGAGGACGAATCGCGCTTTCACGAGTTGGCCGACGCGGGCATCGAGACCCTTGACCCCACCACAGGGACGATCGAGCAGCGAAAGGCCAAGCGCGACCGGACGAAAGCGGAGCTGGGGCAGTACCTCGCTGCGCTCGCCGATGCCCACCTGCGCCAGCCCGGCGGCGACCTGCTCTCCGGGTTCCTGACGGATAACGGCCCCAACGGGCGGATGTCGCGGGAAGAGGTGTTGAGCACCGCCGCGTTGCTGCTCGTCGCTGGCCATGAGACCACCGTCAACCTCATCGCCAATGGCATGCTCACCCTGCTGCGCCACCCCGGCGTGTTCGAGCGGCTGCGCCGCGAGCCCGAGCTGAGCATCCCGCTGGTCGAGGAGCTGCTGCGCTATGAACCACCGGTGCAGTTCCTGCCTGACCGCGTCACTCTGGCCGACATCGACATTGCCGGCACCACCATTCCCCAGGGCTCGCCGCTCGTGCTGATGCTCGCTGCGGGCAGCCGCGACCCAGAGCGCTTCGACGACCCCGACCGCTTCATGCCCGACCGGCCCAACAACTCGCACCTGGGCTTCGGCAGTGGCATTCACTACTGCTTTGGTGCACCGCTTGCCCGGTTGGAGGCACAGATTGCCTTGACCGAACTCGCCTGCCGCCTTGAGCACCCCAGGCTCGTTGCCGACCCGCCCCCCTACCGGCCCAACCCGACCTTGCGAGGTCCCCTCCACCTCCTCGTCGAGGTCGACGGCATCCGGGCGGCGGGCGTGCGATAGCGTCTGCCCCGGCTCACTGACCAAAGGCGACGGGCTTCGCCATGTTGCACGTATGTCGCAGGAACGTGCGGAATGGGCTGGAACAGGACGGGACGAGACGGGACGCGGCGGGATACCGACTCCTAAGCATTCCGGGCGGTTACGAGGTAAGGGCGCGATTCTGCTAGAGGTTTCGCACCGCCCGGCGCGGGTTCGATTCCCGCCGCCTCCAACTCTCACCGGCGGAGGCTGGTTGCTAACAGGCTCCGGCATGAAAATCTGCGCGGCCTCCGCTCAATATCTTGCCAGCCAGGGCACGCTTGAAGAGCCGTGGACGGTCAAGCAGGTGCTCCCCTGCGCCCCTGCGTCCTTCATTCACATCAACATCGCGTTCACCTCATCCGTGAACGCGTGCTCGTCATCCCCGTGCAGCACCAGCGGCGGCAGCACCGTCAGGTCCGCCCTGCCCGCCTTGACGGCATGGAGCAGCACCCGCTTCGCGGGCCGGTCCGCCAAGGGATGCACGCACCGCACGGTGCGCGGCTCCAACCGGTGAAGCCTCCGCACGGACGTCAGCTCCCCGAACCGTGACGCCGGATACACCATGAACAGCGCGCCGCGCGGCACCAGCAGGTGGTCCGCGGCGCGCACCACGTCCTGGAGCTCACATGTCAGCTCGTGCCAAACAATCACCTTCTCCATGGACATGCTGCTGCGTCCGGATGCTCGCGTCCGATACGACGGATTGCACAGCACGTGCGCGAAGCTGCCCGTGCACCCCACCGCCGCCAATCGAGTCCAGCGTCTCCCCTGGTCCTGGCTGGAGTTCGAGCGGAACACGCCGGGGCTTGTCCTCCGGCGGGCTTGGGCTCAGGACCCGCACGCCAGGAGGTCAGACTTCCCGGTCCAGGTAGAGCAGCCCCGCTGGTGGCAACGGTTCGACTCGAAGGGTGCTGGGTGGCAGCGTCGCCTGTGCCTCCATCACCGCGCGCACCTCCCACAGCGGCGGCGGATTGAGGGCGAAGCCCGCCTGGAACATCCCCGACTCCACGCCCTGCACCAGCGCTTCCATCCCCTGCACCGGGTACACCTGCGAGTGCCCCGGCGCCTCCGGGTCCTTGATGCCCAGCACGGTCCGCAGCACCAGCGCGTTGAGCAACGCCAGGTCCAGGCTCCGCAGCGTGGGATTGCGCGGCGCCCCCTTCAGGTGCGCCAGGTCCAACCCCTGACGGAACCGAAGGATGCGGCCTCGGCCTCCCGGCAACACCAGCAGCACCGCGTGGTGCCCGGTGATGAGCGTGGCCAGTCGCTCTCGCGCCACCGCCAGACCGCGCGGGGTATTCAGGGGCTCATCCAGTTCGTAGACGCGCGCATACGCCGTCACCAGCGTGAGGAACGTCTCCTCCTTGAAGGTCTCCACGCCCTTGAGCGCGCGGTGGATGGGTAGCAACTCCAGCCCCGGGTCGGACAGCGGAACCACGGCCGCCAGCGTCGGGCCGCGCTCGTTCAACGCCGCCAGTGGGCGCATGGGCGCTTCATCCAGCACCGCTTGGAGCCGCTTCGACACGGGGGAAGGCTCGATGCGCCGCAGCGACAGGGTGTTCTGTCCGTAGCGCCCTTCCCACACGACGATGGCGCGCTCGGAAGCCTCCGCGAGCAATCCGCGCAGCACCCCATGGTCATCCGCGGTCAGCGTGATAGCGGGCTCCGCTTCCCAGGCCCTGGGCCGGTACGGGTCATGCTCCAGCGAGGCGCCCGCATCCGGGTTCAGGGCACACAGGAGGAAGCGCACCGGCGGGCCGCCGAGCTTGCCGGCGGGCCCCTGCACCTCCACCAAGTACATCGCGGGGCGTGAGTCCCTCAGCAGCGCGCCCGAGTCCCGCATGCGCCGCAGCTCCGCCGTGGGATTGGCTGCCTCCAGCAGGGGGCGGACGTGAGACGGCTGGGGCACCGCATTGCCACGCGGCACGTAGCCGCTGGGCTCCAGCGAGGAATCCAGCGAGCCAAGAAGGGCCGAAAATGGATTGACGCGCGCCATGTCGGGGGGAAGGTGGTGCCTCCTGCCCCGCCGTGCCATGGCGCTCGCCAGGTTGCTCCAGGCCGCGTCTACCACCAGACGTTCGTGTACGGCCGGTCCTTCTCTGAGCGGCCAGCCATCTTCAGGGCGGAGCGGTCCACGCTCTCCTCCCACAGCAGGCTCACCGTGGTGATGGCCCCCGCCGAACCGAGGAACGACAGGACGTACGGCGTGGACTGATCGAAACCACCCAGCACCACGCCGGAGAGGAGCAGCACCACCGCGCCCACGCCACCGCCGAAGATGTTGGCTCGGACGATTTGGGACGGCGTTGGGTTGTAACGCATGGTGGCCAGCGCCAGCGCGCCCGCGCCGATGCCCGGCGCCAGCAGCAGCGTGTCCCGCCACGTCTTGCCGGACACGGGCGTCCCGGAGAAGTGGATGATGGCCAACAGCAGCGCCGAGTAGGCCGCGCCCCAGCCCGCACCGGACGAAATCAACAAGCCGTCGTTGAGCGGAAGCTGGCCGCCGCCAATGCCCGCCGTGAGCCACGCGCCCAGCTCCGCGCCCAGGAAGGCGGACCACGTCAGGATGCCCGCGTCCTGCGTGAAGAGGTCCATCAGGCCCGCGGTGAACATGCCGCCCACCACCGAGTTGGCGATGCCGAAGTTGGCCATGGGGCGGTCCACCCAGTTGTTGAACTGCCACCACGATGAGGCACCGAAGCCCAGGCCCGCGCCGATGAGCGTGCCCGCCAGCATCGCCTCACGCGAGCTCTTGTCGAAGTTGAAGTCGCTGGCGAACGCCTGCGTGAAGAAGCCACCCAGAGCGCCCAGCGTCGTGTGATGCACGATGAAGCTGAAGCTGCCCGGACCGGAGAGGAACGGGCCCTGGCGCGGCCTGCCGTCCAGCATCACCCCTGTGTCCTCGATGGGAGGCACGCCCCGCTTCGCCATGGCCCGGTCGTCCGGCGTCAGCGGCGACTGCGGCTTCGTCCGCAGCGAGTCCGGATCCGGAGGCAGCGTGGGCGCGTCGCTCGCCGTCGCGGAATCGCCCGGATAGCGAGCCGGGTCCTGCGCATTCGACGGGGGATAGGCATTCTGCGCCGGGGGATAGCCCTGCGGCGTCTGCGGCTGCGCATACGGGTCCACCGGCTGCTGCGTCTGCGGCGGCTGCGCGTACGGGTCCACCGGCTGCGTGGACGACGGCGGTTGCGCATACGGATCCGCTGACGGCTGCTGCGTCTGCGGCTGCGCATACGGGTCCACCGGCTGCTGGGTCTGCGGCGGCTGCGCATACGGGTCCGCGGGCTGTGCGGACGCCGGCGGCTGCGCGTACGGGTCCGAGGGCTGCTGCGTCTGCGGCGGCTGCGCATGCGGGTCCGCGGGCTGCTGCGGCGCCGTCTGACGATACGTGGGCTGCGGAGGGGCCGCATAACCCGCGGGGGCAGACGGAGGCTGCGCAGACCCCGGGGATGGATAGGTTCCGCCAGCCTGCGCCTTCGCGGGCTCCGGAAGGACCAGCGCGAGAGCGAGGGCGGTGATGGGGAGATAGCTCCAGCTTCTCAATGATGACACGCAAGGACTCCTTCGGTCCGGCCGGACGGCAGAAAACCACAACCTGTCCTCGGGTGTCGGAAATTGGAGCGCCATCCGACCTTCCCTGTCCCCTCGTTCACAGCCACGCACTTCTTTTCCTCCGCGACGCGAATACGGCTCGCGTATCAGTGAGGCCCCATGCCTGAAGGCTTCTCGTGGTCCGAACTCGGCGTCGATTCGGCGCGCGTCCAAGTGGTGAAGGACCTCCCCCTTCCTTCCGGCCGCCGCGACTTCGTCCTCTACTGGTGCATGGTCAACCATCGCGCCGAGCAGAACCACGCGCTGGATGCCGCCATCGGTCTGGGCAACCACCTGGGCCTGCCCGTCGTCGTCTACCAGGCCATCCGTCCGGACTACCCCCATGCCTCCGACAGGCTCCACGCCTGGGCCCTGGAGGGGATGATGGACATGGCCACCGGCTGCGCCGCGCGCGGGCTGCCCTACTGGCTGGAGCTGCCCCGGACCTCGAAGGAGCACCGTCCCCGGCTGGCCCAACTCGGCCGGCGCGCCGCCGCCATCGTGTCGGACCTGTTCCCCACGTACATCATCCCGGGCCACCTGCGTGGCGCCGCCAAGGCCCTGGACGTGCCGCTGTTCTCCGTGGATGCGTCATGCGTGGTGCCCATGCAGCGCATCGCCACGCGGCAGATTGGCGCCTATACCTTGCGGCCCAAGCTGAAGAAGCTGTGGCCGGAGTACCTGGACCGCGCCGTGCCCAACCGCGCGGTGAAGGCCGCCGCGGCCGGACGCAAGCTGGAGCCGGACTTCGCCACGTCGGACGCACGCGAGGCCCGCGAGTCCCTGGACGCCTTCGACTTCGACCATTCGGTGGCGCCCATCAAGGAGCGCGGAGGACGCAAAGCGGGCCTTGAGGCGCTCCAGGCCTTCGTGCACCAACGGTTGGAGGGCTATGACGAAGGCCGCAACGACCCGGGCCTGGCGCGACAGTCCAACCTGTCCCCCTTCTTCCACTGGGGCAACCTCTTCGCGGGAGAGGCCGCGCGCGCCGCCATCCGCGCACGCGGCGCGCAGGATGCTTCGGTGCAGGGCTTCCTGGAGGAGCTGCTCGTCCGCCGTGAGCTGGGCTTCAACTACTGCCTCCACACGCCGGGGCCGCAGCAGCTCTCCGTGGCCTCCCTGCCTCCGTGGGCGAAGGAGACGCTCACCCGCCACCAGAAGGACGCGCGCGAGCACCGCTATTCGTTGAAGCAATTGGAGACAGCGCGGACCGCGGACGGCTTGTGGAACGCGGCCCAGCGCGAGCTGGTGGAGCGTGGCCGCATCCACAACTACCTGCGCATGCTGTGGGGGAAGAAAATCCTGGAGTGGACGCCATCCCCCCAGGAAGCGCTGCAACGCATCGCGTTCCTCAACGACAAGTACGCGGTGGATGGCAGGGACCCCGCAAGCGTCGCCAACTTCATGTGGGTGCTGGGACTGCATGACCGCCCCTTCCAGGAGCGGGAGGTGCTGGGCAAGGTGCGGCCCATGAGCTCCCTGCGCACGGCGACCAAGTACAACCTGGCACCCTACCTGGAGCGCTGGGGCCGCCCGGAGGACCCACCGGTGAAGCTCAAGCGCGTTCGCAAGGCGGCAGGCACGTGAGCAAGCCTGTTGACATCCGCGCGCCCAAAAGTGACACGGCGGTTCCATTCCCGCTCCGGCACGGCTAAACGCTCGAAGCGGGACACCGAGATCAGGAGCCAGCCATGGGAATGATGAAGTTCGATATCCCCCACTCCCTCCCCAAGGAGGAGGTCAAGCAGCGCGTCGATCAGCTGCTCCAGTACTGGGGCGGCAAGTACGGCGTGAAGGCGGACTGGCAGGGGGAAGGCGCGAAAATCGTCGGCAAGGTGATGGGCATCCAGATGGACGCCTCGTTCGTCATCACCGACAAGGCCGTCGAGGGTGAGGGCACCGACCCTGGCATGCTGCTGCGCGGCCAGGCCAAGAGCTACCTGCAGAAGAAGTTCGGCTCCGTGCTCGACCCGAGCAAGAGCCTGGACCAGGTGAAGAGCAGCCTGGACTGACGTGAAGCCCGGGACGCGGCCCCTGCCTCAGCGCAGGGGCTGCTCCTCCAACGCGGCCAGGGCGTAACGCGCCGCGCGAGAGATGGCATCCGCCGAGTCCGGCATCTCCGGGTAGTGCCCCGCGAGGGGACGCTGCGGGAAGCGAAGCTGGGCAATGGCGTTTCGGTAGCTGCGCCGCGCCGCCTCATGGTCCTGCGTGCGCTCGTGCACCTGCGCCAGGAGG from Myxococcus xanthus encodes the following:
- a CDS encoding DUF1015 family protein codes for the protein MARVNPFSALLGSLDSSLEPSGYVPRGNAVPQPSHVRPLLEAANPTAELRRMRDSGALLRDSRPAMYLVEVQGPAGKLGGPPVRFLLCALNPDAGASLEHDPYRPRAWEAEPAITLTADDHGVLRGLLAEASERAIVVWEGRYGQNTLSLRRIEPSPVSKRLQAVLDEAPMRPLAALNERGPTLAAVVPLSDPGLELLPIHRALKGVETFKEETFLTLVTAYARVYELDEPLNTPRGLAVARERLATLITGHHAVLLVLPGGRGRILRFRQGLDLAHLKGAPRNPTLRSLDLALLNALVLRTVLGIKDPEAPGHSQVYPVQGMEALVQGVESGMFQAGFALNPPPLWEVRAVMEAQATLPPSTLRVEPLPPAGLLYLDREV
- a CDS encoding deoxyribodipyrimidine photo-lyase; amino-acid sequence: MPEGFSWSELGVDSARVQVVKDLPLPSGRRDFVLYWCMVNHRAEQNHALDAAIGLGNHLGLPVVVYQAIRPDYPHASDRLHAWALEGMMDMATGCAARGLPYWLELPRTSKEHRPRLAQLGRRAAAIVSDLFPTYIIPGHLRGAAKALDVPLFSVDASCVVPMQRIATRQIGAYTLRPKLKKLWPEYLDRAVPNRAVKAAAAGRKLEPDFATSDAREARESLDAFDFDHSVAPIKERGGRKAGLEALQAFVHQRLEGYDEGRNDPGLARQSNLSPFFHWGNLFAGEAARAAIRARGAQDASVQGFLEELLVRRELGFNYCLHTPGPQQLSVASLPPWAKETLTRHQKDAREHRYSLKQLETARTADGLWNAAQRELVERGRIHNYLRMLWGKKILEWTPSPQEALQRIAFLNDKYAVDGRDPASVANFMWVLGLHDRPFQEREVLGKVRPMSSLRTATKYNLAPYLERWGRPEDPPVKLKRVRKAAGT
- a CDS encoding polyhydroxyalkanoic acid system family protein, whose protein sequence is MGMMKFDIPHSLPKEEVKQRVDQLLQYWGGKYGVKADWQGEGAKIVGKVMGIQMDASFVITDKAVEGEGTDPGMLLRGQAKSYLQKKFGSVLDPSKSLDQVKSSLD